TTGCTCGATGACTTATAGTCAATCACTTGAATATAAGATTCATCAGCCACTTGCACCCCGTCAATACGGTCAATCTTCCCACTTAGGTAGAGTTTGCCCCCCGATTGCAAGGGCAAGACCTTAGCTTTCAATTCCTTGGCTCCCAGGCCAAAGACTGCTTCCGTGTATAAGGGCTTAATATCCGTATGTCCAAACTGCTCATGAGTTGCATTCAACATATGGAAAAGCTGTTCTTCCAAGCGCTCTTTAAGAAGTTCTCGGCGGGCCTGACTTTGGAAACGCTGAAAATCTGCTGATTCACTCAAGGCTTGGCTCACTTGCTGGAAGACTTGCTGGTCCACAAGCAGCTTATTCTCCGCTGGCTCTTTATGAATGAGCGCTTGGATATAGCGGTCGAGGAATTCATGGAAGAAGTCCCCAGTCGTGGCATAATCGATTTGATAGGTTTCCCGCTCTTTGAGTCGCAAGCCATAAATGAGGAAATGACTATAGGGATCCTCGTAGAATTGCTCAATTTTAGAGACTGAGGCGTATATATTCTCTCCGAATAAAGCCCTAGCTGTCTCCGCTTGAATCCGCTCAGGCAATTCGTTGAAATGGAAAATCCCCGCTAATAATTCGCCAAAAGGACGGCCTTGCGTTGTCATCTTCCGGCTAGTTTGGAGCATTAAGCGTAATAAGGCCACTGTTTCCCCCGCCACTGGCTCCAGGGCTTGAAAAGACCAGCGTACATCCGCTAAGACGGGTGAAATAGCTGAAGGATAGTGACCCAAGTCACTGGAATGCTTCACTCCATCATGCAAGCGATGACTGGTAAAGGTGTATACGGGAAAGTCACAGACTTGCAATAAACGCTGAATATCCGGAGCTACACGAACGGTCTGCTCACCAACTCGACTTGGATAGGAAATATAAATATACTCCGTTGCCTGCAAGAAAACTTGATACAGAAATAGGCGTTCTTGCTTATTCTGCTGAATACTCTGGCTCAGTAAATATTGGTGGGGCAAGAGATTAGCAGCAATGGTCTCCCAGTTAGCATCACTCAATAAGGATTGATCTTGATAATGCTTAGGCAGGGCAAATTCATGGGCCCCCAGCAGAAAGACAACTTTATAAGGCTTGACTTGCGGACTTTCCACACTGGTAAAGGTCACTTGGTCTAAGGTAGGCGGAATAATATGGAAGGTGGCCCCTTGCAAGCCGGTTAATAACAATTCCGCAAAGGTCTGAAAGCTTACAGGTGCATCATGGCACAAGGTATCAAACTCGTCAAGAATCTGCATCAAAGTATTCCAAGCTTGTTCATGCTCCCGTGATTTAGCAATATCCCCCGCTGCAATCGCCTCATCACGTAAGGCTTCCAACTTCTCAGGAATATGGTTACGCTCCAACAATTGATAGAACCAAAGACTGGCCTCCCGCCCCGTCCATTTCGCCTGAAAGCTATCCAACGGCTCTTTCAAATGCAGCAGCAAATGCCTACGATACCTATCCGCCAACTCCTCTAAACTTAAGGAAGTCGTCTCACCTTGCTGCGTTATATAAGCCGCTTCCCCTTTATCTAGATGCCATTTGAAGTTAAGGTCTGTCATGCGATAACCCGTATAATCATAGGCTAAGATTAGATTCTCAAAGATATCTATTTGATGATCGATTTCTTGAGGATGCTCCTCCAATTCAGTCAAGAGCGTCGGCGCTTGAAACAACTCCGAACGCAAGACTGCCATCATATCCTTATAACGCCAACGATATTGCTTCAAATGAAAGACCGCTTCAATCCAACAGACCAGCGGATGGTCCACCATCTCACGCACATTATCAAAGAAATAAGGAATCTCATTCATCGCAAAATATGGCTCCACAATCATCCCATAGGCATCCATATCCCGCGCTAAGACAAGGATATCCTGATAGCGATAACCCTTTTCCGTGACAAGGTGATGAATTTGATTGCTTACCCGGCGTAACTCATCTTGCATGGTCGCCACCTGCCACAGCTCATGCCTTGATGATTGTAGGCCGCTGGCTGCCACAGCTTCCGTCTGATTCAACAAACGTCTAAGCAACTGTCCCACTGCTAGCACATCCGGCTGATACGGATGTAAAGCTTGGTGAATATCCCAATCAGGCTTAATCGGCAAACCTTCATAAGCGAATAATTGGTGAATTTGCTGGTAAGTCGACCGTGGTAAATCAATTAAAGGTTGCCAAGACGTCGCCTGGGCTTCTTGGTGACTTAAGGGCAGCAAGAGCCACACTTCCTCAAATTGCCGCACGAAACTCATCAGTAAGCGGTATTGCTGCGCATTGAAATAATAATGGTGATCAATGACAATGTAATGCTTTTGCTTAAATTGACTTCTTTCTACCGTGTCAATCAATTGCTCAAAAAGCTCGAAATTCTCCACATCATAGCGTTCGAGAGCTAGCAAGAAAGCGTCATACAGTAGCGTTAATTCATCTAAGCGCATCTGTTCTGAAAAATCCTGTTGAGCTGGCTTAGCTTGCTGGGATGCTTGTAAACTCTCTTCTAAGGAAGCTGCATCAATATTTCCTTCATATAACTCATTGAATAGTTGCATCAACTTATCAATGAAACCCATATGCTCCATTTGACCTCGGTAAATCGTCAATTCATCTGCCTTCTCTTCCAGCACTTGCCGAATTAACATCCGCATGCCCACTTCTGAGATACGCTGTTTCTCTTCATTGGTCTTTGCCCCGAGAAACCAAGCCAGGCGACTAAAACTCGCCACTTGTATATCAATCATACTTGCCTGCTGGCTACCCCGGTATGCTTGAATCGTCTCGAGTAGAAATGCTTCCATATCAAACTTCAAATGCTCTGGGACGATATAATAAATCATTGCTTCCGGATCTTGTGCTTTAATTTCAAGCAAACGGTGGATAACTTGGGTTTTCTTATCCACCGATACATCTGAGAGAATAAACTGAAGTGCCACGTGTCCCCTCCTTTTGATAAAACGAAGCCAAGAGACTTCATCGATCCCTTGGCTAGTTCGGTGTTATAATTGCTTCATGAATTCATCTTGATTAACGATGGCTCGCTTATGCTCACCTTCGGCGACCAGCTTGTCACCCATATGGGCTTCCACTTTATAGGTCCGAATACTCTTATGCGTATCGCTTAAGCTTGCTGTAACGGTGATTTCTGAACCGACGGCAGAAGGTGCTAGATGTTTCATATGAATTTCAATACCGACACTGGTATCAGAACCAGCTTCTTCACCTTGGCATAAGAGCCGTGCCACATATTCCATCCACGAAATTAAACGCGGGGTAGCCAGAACATCCAAGGTGCCCGAGCCGACTGCACGCGCTGTGTCTTCTTCTTGAATTGTAAAAGCTTGCGACAATTCTTTATCCATCATTACTTTGCCTCCTTAGCGACTAATTCCGCTATTTTGATAATTGTTTCGGTTGCTTTGACCATTGATTCTACCGCGACAAATTCATAACGTCCATGCATATTCTCGCCACCAGCAAAGATATTCGGCGTTGGAATGCCCATAAAGCTAATCTTCGAGCCATCCGTACCACCACGAATCGGCTTAACAATCGGCTCCACACCCACTGCCTTCATTGCCCGTTCCGCTACTTCAACCGGATACATATCTTGGGCAATAATCTCGCCCATATTGTAATACTGGTCTTCCATTCGCAGATTCACACGCTTCATATCCAGTCCTTGATTCATCCGCTCAACAACATGTATTAAATAAGCCTTCATCTCTTCAAAAATCTCACGCTCATGATGGCGAATAATTAAGGTCAAGTCGGCTTCATCGACATTACCCGACACATCCATCACTAAATAGAATCCTTGACGACCTTCCGTATGTTCTGGAACAGCATAAGCTGGTAAGGCAGCGATAAACTCATGCATCAATAGAATAGCATTGACCATTTGATCCTTGGCCGTTCCTGGATGAATATTCTTCCCTTGGAACTGCACTGTGGCCTGAGCCGCGTTGAAACTCTCATATTCCAGTTCCCCTACCGGACCCCCATCTACCGTATAAGCGAAATCGGCCTGAAAAGCCTCCACATCGAAATGATCTGCCCCTCGTCCAATTTCCTCATCCGGACCAAAAGCGATCCTTATCTTACCATGCGGAATCTCTGGATGCTGCAGGAAATATTCCATTGCAGTGATAATCTCGGCAATACCGGCCTTATCGTCTGCTCCTAAGAGGGTGCTACCATCCGTAGTAATTAACGTTTGCCCCATATAGTTCGCCAGTTGCGGGAATTCTTCAACCGTCAGTTGATACTTCCCAGCTTCATCCAAGGGAATCGCTTCACCGGCATAGTCTTCGTGAACCTGCGGATTAACATTCTCAGAATTAAAATCTGCCGTATCCACATGGGAAATAAAGCCAATCGTTGGCACATTGCCTTCAACATTCGCCGGTAAGGTAGCCGTTACAAAGGCGTTCTCTAAATTTAAATGGACCTCTTCCATACCAATATCTTCTAACTCAGAGACCAATACATTAAGCAAATCAAATTGCCGCTTCGTTGACGGAATCGTTTGACTCGCTTCATCAGAGCGCGTATTAATCTTAGCGTAACGTATTAAACGTTCCTTCGTTTGCTCGAAATGTTCCATCATATCACTTCTTTCTATGCGAATTGAAAAGGATTCGTACTAACTTGACTCGGATAAATCGTTAAATGCCATTGCTGTTCCTGTGCCAGCTGGTCTAACTTCTGACTCATCCCTTCAACAAAAATATGCTCAATATAATGTCCGGCGTCTATCGTTAAGACACCACTTTCATAAGCGTCGTGGCCTTTATGGTAAGTAATATCGCCCGTAATAAAGGCATCCGCACCGCTTGCTTGAACGAGTCTTTGTAAACTTGCGCCAGAACCACCAATAACAGCAATCTTCTGATAACTTGCTTGAGGCTCTTTCTCTATGAAGAACAATTGTCCTAAGTTAAAGCTGTTTTTCACATGGGCTAATAACGCCTCTCGTGATAAAGCTTCTGGCAATTGGCCAAGACGGCCCAGTTGAGGCTGTCCGGTATCCGTTAAGCCACCTAAGGATTCAATGTGTTCTAAGTTTAAGGCTTGAGCTAACCAATCATTCATTCCGTCCCAGGCGATATCGAAATTCGTATGCATGGCATATACATTCATCTCCGCCTTAATCAACTCAGCATACATCCGTATCTCAACATCACTTAAATCAAAACGTTGAATGGGTGAGAAGATTGGTGGATGATGGACAATTAAGGTATCCACCCCTAAGGCTTTGGCTTCTTCAACTACCTCAGGACGCACATCCAAACTAACTAAAACTTTCTGCACGGCTGCATCCGGATGGCCGAAATGTAAGCCGACTTGATCCCAGCTTTCTGCCAAGGCAAGAGGATACTGCGCCTCTAGAACATCCATTACATCTTGAAATTTGACACTCATTTGCCTAATTCCTCCTCAATATAGGTTAATTGTTGTTGAATCTCTTGAAGTCTTTCCAGGTTCGGTTGCTTAGCTTGCTGCAAACTTGCCTGAACATAGCGTAAGGCTTGCGCTTCGTCCGCCCACATGAGCCGGAAGGCTTCGCCTTGCTTTTGTAATTGCTTCGGCCCCATCAAACGCTCTTTATCACTTAAAGAAGCTACTTTGCCAGGACGCTCGACACAGGCAATAACTTCATAGAAATGCTTTCCCTCTTGCATTACCGCTTCGTCCAGAATTTCATAGCCTGCCTCATCCAACCACGTTCGCAAGGCATAATTCCCCACATTGGCCTGAAGTACTAAGGTATGCTCGACTTCAAGTCGCCCGACACCAGCTTCTAAGATGTCCCGCATCAAACGTCCACCCATACCACAAATTGTTACGGTATTAATCCGGTCACTCGCTTCCACCACTGTCAAACCATCGCCTAGTCGAACAGAAATCTTATCTTCCAGGCCTTGGCTACTTACTTCTTCCTTGGCTGACGCTAAGGGTCCAGCAGCCACGTCGCCAGCAACTGCAAAAGTTACTTCCCCTTCCAAGGCCAAGGCACACGGCAAATAGGCATGATCGGTTCCAATATCGGCAAGCCGGCACGGCTTAGCTGCATAACTCACTACAAAATCATATACTTGCGATAAACGTTTGGATAAATGCGTTGAATTCATAAGGACCTACTTTCCATTTCTCTAGTCTCTCATATTGTATCATAAGGCAATTCCTAGCGCACCTTTCAGCCTAGCAAAAGGCGTGCAATTCATGTAAGCAATCACTAACTCACCGCCTTTCACCCTATTCAATTCGTTGAATCACCATGTACTTTCCCTGTGAAATCTGGTACCATTGATTTATCCCTTTAACTACTTTGGAGGTAACCAGAAAGGAGCAACTTATGCTTATTCCCTTAAATCCACACAGTTCGACCCCTTTATATATTCAAGTTTACCAAGCACTTAAAGGTAGAATTTTAGACAATAGTCTGCCCTATGAAAGCAAATTACCGAGTAAGCGTCATTTCGCCCAGTTGAATGGGATTAGCCAGAATACGGTCTTAAAGGCTTATGAACAACTGATGGACGAAGGGTATATTTATGCTCATGAGCGCCGTGGCTACTTCGTAAGTGATGTGAAACATCATTTCATCCTTGAGGCCAGCCCACCTGAAAATCAGCCTTTACCGGCAGAAACGAAAGCAGAGAGCGATTTACTCGACTTATCGCGCTCAAATCCTGACCCTGAGCTCTTTCCTTTTGACCAA
This region of Suicoccus acidiformans genomic DNA includes:
- a CDS encoding PD-(D/E)XK nuclease family protein — translated: MALQFILSDVSVDKKTQVIHRLLEIKAQDPEAMIYYIVPEHLKFDMEAFLLETIQAYRGSQQASMIDIQVASFSRLAWFLGAKTNEEKQRISEVGMRMLIRQVLEEKADELTIYRGQMEHMGFIDKLMQLFNELYEGNIDAASLEESLQASQQAKPAQQDFSEQMRLDELTLLYDAFLLALERYDVENFELFEQLIDTVERSQFKQKHYIVIDHHYYFNAQQYRLLMSFVRQFEEVWLLLPLSHQEAQATSWQPLIDLPRSTYQQIHQLFAYEGLPIKPDWDIHQALHPYQPDVLAVGQLLRRLLNQTEAVAASGLQSSRHELWQVATMQDELRRVSNQIHHLVTEKGYRYQDILVLARDMDAYGMIVEPYFAMNEIPYFFDNVREMVDHPLVCWIEAVFHLKQYRWRYKDMMAVLRSELFQAPTLLTELEEHPQEIDHQIDIFENLILAYDYTGYRMTDLNFKWHLDKGEAAYITQQGETTSLSLEELADRYRRHLLLHLKEPLDSFQAKWTGREASLWFYQLLERNHIPEKLEALRDEAIAAGDIAKSREHEQAWNTLMQILDEFDTLCHDAPVSFQTFAELLLTGLQGATFHIIPPTLDQVTFTSVESPQVKPYKVVFLLGAHEFALPKHYQDQSLLSDANWETIAANLLPHQYLLSQSIQQNKQERLFLYQVFLQATEYIYISYPSRVGEQTVRVAPDIQRLLQVCDFPVYTFTSHRLHDGVKHSSDLGHYPSAISPVLADVRWSFQALEPVAGETVALLRLMLQTSRKMTTQGRPFGELLAGIFHFNELPERIQAETARALFGENIYASVSKIEQFYEDPYSHFLIYGLRLKERETYQIDYATTGDFFHEFLDRYIQALIHKEPAENKLLVDQQVFQQVSQALSESADFQRFQSQARRELLKERLEEQLFHMLNATHEQFGHTDIKPLYTEAVFGLGAKELKAKVLPLQSGGKLYLSGKIDRIDGVQVADESYIQVIDYKSSSKNFQPIDAYYGLDLQVLMYLSVALANYPQSQPLGAFYQGITQGFVRAKDTDLSVLQTHANQNLVQGKQYALQGFVTVDEANLQAIDSSLQEGKASDLYPVQLKKDGVYSKNSKYYDQEALQILLKYGEMLIQEAGDAIQAGHIAMRPFYENQYTRSLQQPYRVITGFDGTEHYQAYRHKTINSQEVIEQMAARLKEKGLDDDSTD
- a CDS encoding thioesterase family protein, translated to MMDKELSQAFTIQEEDTARAVGSGTLDVLATPRLISWMEYVARLLCQGEEAGSDTSVGIEIHMKHLAPSAVGSEITVTASLSDTHKSIRTYKVEAHMGDKLVAEGEHKRAIVNQDEFMKQL
- the pepT gene encoding peptidase T, with the protein product MEHFEQTKERLIRYAKINTRSDEASQTIPSTKRQFDLLNVLVSELEDIGMEEVHLNLENAFVTATLPANVEGNVPTIGFISHVDTADFNSENVNPQVHEDYAGEAIPLDEAGKYQLTVEEFPQLANYMGQTLITTDGSTLLGADDKAGIAEIITAMEYFLQHPEIPHGKIRIAFGPDEEIGRGADHFDVEAFQADFAYTVDGGPVGELEYESFNAAQATVQFQGKNIHPGTAKDQMVNAILLMHEFIAALPAYAVPEHTEGRQGFYLVMDVSGNVDEADLTLIIRHHEREIFEEMKAYLIHVVERMNQGLDMKRVNLRMEDQYYNMGEIIAQDMYPVEVAERAMKAVGVEPIVKPIRGGTDGSKISFMGIPTPNIFAGGENMHGRYEFVAVESMVKATETIIKIAELVAKEAK
- a CDS encoding Nif3-like dinuclear metal center hexameric protein is translated as MSVKFQDVMDVLEAQYPLALAESWDQVGLHFGHPDAAVQKVLVSLDVRPEVVEEAKALGVDTLIVHHPPIFSPIQRFDLSDVEIRMYAELIKAEMNVYAMHTNFDIAWDGMNDWLAQALNLEHIESLGGLTDTGQPQLGRLGQLPEALSREALLAHVKNSFNLGQLFFIEKEPQASYQKIAVIGGSGASLQRLVQASGADAFITGDITYHKGHDAYESGVLTIDAGHYIEHIFVEGMSQKLDQLAQEQQWHLTIYPSQVSTNPFQFA
- a CDS encoding tRNA (adenine(22)-N(1))-methyltransferase — encoded protein: MNSTHLSKRLSQVYDFVVSYAAKPCRLADIGTDHAYLPCALALEGEVTFAVAGDVAAGPLASAKEEVSSQGLEDKISVRLGDGLTVVEASDRINTVTICGMGGRLMRDILEAGVGRLEVEHTLVLQANVGNYALRTWLDEAGYEILDEAVMQEGKHFYEVIACVERPGKVASLSDKERLMGPKQLQKQGEAFRLMWADEAQALRYVQASLQQAKQPNLERLQEIQQQLTYIEEELGK